The Solibacillus sp. FSL W7-1436 genome window below encodes:
- the brnQ gene encoding branched-chain amino acid transport system II carrier protein: MDKKIPFSTYAVIGTMLFGMFFGAGNLIFPIQMGQLAGTNYWFALIGFLVTAIGLPFLGILAIGLSGSNGLRDLASKVHPMFGLFFALALYLTIGPFFAIPRTATVPFVVGFEPFIDPSQTTLWLAVFSFIFFAVVFYFSLNPAKIMDIIGKYLTPAFLIFLFVLIGISLFSPMGKFVEPAGTYISESFMTGFKEGYNTMDALASLAFGIVVINAIKRTGITDKKEIAKATWKSGIFAMALMMLIYGLIAYMGASSVTAIGTFDNGGQIFAAVADHYFGSYGAILLAIIIVLACLKTSIGLITSCSEFFHEVFPKVSYKTFVVALCVVSFIIANFGLTNIITYAIPVLMFLYPLAIVLIILALAGPLFNYKKPVFAGAILLVFFISIIDGYNALIGSVPAFEVGMLSSISTFYADYLPLYSIGLGWIVPAVVGAVIGLCIPHHSSEVNTN, encoded by the coding sequence ATGGACAAGAAAATACCATTTTCAACCTATGCAGTGATCGGAACGATGCTGTTTGGGATGTTTTTTGGAGCAGGAAATTTAATATTTCCGATTCAGATGGGGCAATTGGCAGGGACGAACTATTGGTTTGCGCTAATTGGCTTTTTAGTTACGGCAATTGGTTTGCCGTTTTTAGGAATTCTGGCAATCGGATTGTCGGGTAGTAATGGATTGCGTGATTTGGCAAGTAAAGTACATCCAATGTTTGGTTTGTTTTTTGCATTGGCGCTTTACTTGACGATCGGACCATTTTTTGCAATCCCGCGTACAGCAACAGTACCGTTTGTTGTTGGATTTGAACCGTTTATCGATCCTTCGCAGACGACATTGTGGCTTGCGGTGTTCAGTTTTATATTCTTCGCGGTTGTTTTTTACTTTTCGTTAAATCCGGCGAAAATAATGGACATTATCGGCAAGTACCTAACGCCGGCATTTTTAATCTTTTTATTTGTATTAATCGGAATTAGTCTGTTTTCTCCGATGGGGAAATTCGTTGAACCTGCCGGAACCTATATTAGCGAGTCGTTTATGACAGGTTTTAAAGAAGGCTATAATACGATGGATGCGCTTGCTTCTCTTGCGTTCGGTATTGTTGTCATCAATGCGATAAAGCGGACGGGGATTACAGATAAGAAGGAAATTGCAAAAGCGACTTGGAAATCAGGTATTTTTGCAATGGCACTGATGATGCTGATATACGGGCTGATTGCTTATATGGGGGCATCAAGTGTAACGGCAATAGGAACATTTGATAATGGAGGACAAATTTTTGCTGCAGTAGCTGATCATTACTTCGGTTCATACGGCGCAATTTTGTTGGCGATTATTATTGTCCTTGCCTGTTTGAAAACGAGTATCGGGCTCATCACTTCATGCAGTGAATTTTTCCATGAAGTGTTTCCGAAAGTCAGTTATAAAACATTTGTAGTGGCGCTATGTGTTGTATCGTTTATCATTGCGAACTTTGGGTTAACGAATATTATTACATATGCAATTCCAGTATTGATGTTCCTTTACCCGCTGGCAATTGTGTTAATTATACTGGCGCTTGCAGGACCGCTATTTAACTACAAAAAGCCTGTATTTGCGGGGGCAATTTTACTCGTATTCTTTATTAGTATAATTGATGGGTATAATGCGTTGATCGGAAGTGTACCGGCATTTGAAGTGGGTATGCTGTCTTCTATTTCTACGTTTTACGCCGATTACTTACCGCTATACTCCATTGGTCTAGGCTGGATTGTTCCGGCGGTAGTAGGAGCGGTTATCGGATTATGTATACCGCATCACAGCAGTGAGGTAAATACGAATTAA
- a CDS encoding ABC transporter ATP-binding protein, giving the protein MIAIENITVQFADKKVLNDISIKFEQGEMIGLVAPNGTGKSTLMNVIMNYLQPTSGKVSFNGNLSYSSKSNEVKIHEFVSMMPDQSDLYNHLSGRAHLKMFATMWKSDPKLIDETIEALNMGHYVNKKTGTYSLGMRQRLCFAMQIVANTDIMMMDEVMNGLDPNNIEVISRILMKKKAEGKMIIIASHLLDNLEKYADRIFLFNGGKLVDTNEIIEGFSQAKIKTVRVKNMEESVKALLKEKYPLIEQQTLVTDMTLLHLPSSEPILLSDLTEFLVDNNVMDFAFGKVTLNDLYALYYHEVV; this is encoded by the coding sequence ATGATTGCTATTGAAAATATTACCGTTCAGTTTGCTGATAAAAAAGTGCTGAACGATATTTCAATCAAGTTTGAACAAGGCGAGATGATCGGGCTGGTGGCGCCGAACGGGACCGGGAAATCTACTTTGATGAATGTCATAATGAACTATTTGCAGCCGACAAGCGGGAAAGTATCGTTTAACGGTAATCTAAGCTATTCTAGTAAATCAAATGAGGTGAAAATTCACGAGTTTGTGTCGATGATGCCGGATCAAAGCGATTTATATAACCATTTAAGCGGACGTGCCCATTTGAAAATGTTTGCAACGATGTGGAAGTCCGATCCGAAACTGATCGACGAAACAATTGAAGCGCTGAATATGGGCCATTATGTAAATAAAAAAACCGGTACTTATTCACTCGGCATGCGTCAGCGTCTATGTTTTGCGATGCAAATTGTAGCGAACACAGACATTATGATGATGGACGAAGTCATGAACGGGCTCGACCCGAATAATATTGAAGTCATTTCGAGGATTTTAATGAAGAAAAAGGCCGAGGGGAAAATGATCATCATCGCTTCGCACTTGCTCGATAATCTCGAAAAATATGCCGACAGGATTTTCCTGTTCAATGGGGGCAAACTGGTCGATACGAATGAAATTATCGAAGGATTCAGCCAGGCAAAAATCAAAACAGTACGGGTGAAAAATATGGAGGAGTCCGTAAAAGCATTGCTGAAGGAAAAATATCCGCTAATTGAGCAGCAAACACTCGTTACAGATATGACACTGCTGCATCTCCCAAGTTCGGAACCAATACTGTTAAGCGACCTGACTGAATTTCTCGTGGATAACAATGTAATGGATTTTGCATTCGGTAAGGTGACATTGAATGATTTATATGCCCTTTATTATCATGAAGTTGTATAA
- a CDS encoding MarR family winged helix-turn-helix transcriptional regulator codes for MIDFIELLYRQHKQLRQKAEIMWNENNDLHITSSEWYVLKNIYEGYVTVPELVKQLDISKQGVHKFVTSLQEKELITTELIKGSKVQKMAHLTEKGIVIFNESKKMELEIEKMVRNTIGDKEYELLFKMLKKPLLKI; via the coding sequence ATGATTGACTTTATAGAATTATTGTATCGCCAACATAAACAGTTACGCCAAAAGGCAGAAATTATGTGGAACGAAAATAATGATCTTCATATAACGAGTTCGGAATGGTATGTTCTGAAAAACATATATGAAGGCTATGTAACGGTACCTGAATTAGTGAAACAGTTGGATATTTCGAAACAAGGGGTTCATAAATTTGTGACTTCCTTGCAAGAAAAAGAGTTAATTACAACCGAATTAATAAAAGGCTCCAAAGTTCAAAAGATGGCTCATTTAACCGAAAAGGGAATCGTTATTTTTAATGAAAGCAAAAAGATGGAGCTTGAAATAGAAAAGATGGTAAGGAACACGATCGGGGATAAAGAATATGAACTGCTGTTTAAAATGCTCAAAAAGCCGCTTCTGAAAATTTAA
- a CDS encoding YitT family protein has translation MAKQNIAKSIGQKIIVIIGGLIAAYGLEAVLIPNNVSDGGITGISIVISQITPLSLGMLIALLNIPFIYLGYKQIGKTFAINSVIGIASLAIGTSLMHHVPTIISGDALLITVVGGIILGVGMGLALRNGGALDGIDMLAVLLSRKLPFGTSDLILFLNFFVFIIVSFVFGFKGALLSAIAYYIASKVIIIVEEGLSGSKTYKIITKDPLTMVETIRDRLGRSATFSTVHGAYSHQEFQEITCVINRMEESKIKGIIREIDPNAFVTVYEVVEVKGGSFKKQNIH, from the coding sequence ATGGCGAAGCAAAACATCGCAAAGTCAATCGGACAAAAAATCATCGTTATTATCGGAGGTTTAATCGCCGCTTACGGATTAGAAGCTGTATTAATACCTAATAACGTATCGGATGGCGGAATCACGGGGATCAGTATCGTTATTTCTCAAATAACGCCACTATCATTAGGCATGCTGATCGCCTTATTGAACATCCCGTTTATTTATTTAGGATATAAACAAATCGGAAAAACCTTCGCAATCAATTCAGTTATCGGAATTGCTTCATTAGCAATCGGTACTTCACTTATGCACCATGTACCAACTATTATTTCTGGCGATGCATTGCTTATTACAGTTGTTGGGGGGATCATCTTAGGTGTCGGTATGGGGTTAGCCCTTCGTAATGGTGGGGCTCTTGATGGAATAGACATGCTTGCCGTATTACTATCGAGAAAATTACCTTTTGGTACAAGTGATCTCATTCTATTTTTAAACTTTTTCGTTTTCATCATTGTATCGTTTGTATTCGGCTTCAAAGGGGCTCTTCTATCAGCGATCGCTTATTATATCGCATCAAAAGTTATTATAATTGTTGAAGAAGGACTTAGTGGTTCCAAAACTTATAAAATTATTACAAAAGATCCGCTTACAATGGTCGAAACCATCCGGGACCGTCTGGGACGTAGCGCAACTTTCAGTACTGTACACGGTGCTTATTCCCATCAGGAATTCCAGGAAATCACATGTGTAATTAACCGGATGGAAGAAAGCAAAATTAAAGGTATTATTCGGGAAATCGATCCGAATGCCTTTGTGACAGTATATGAAGTAGTTGAGGTTAAAGGTGGAAGCTTCAAAAAGCAGAATATCCACTAA
- the glnA gene encoding type I glutamate--ammonia ligase, which produces MVNGTSKATKESIKKIVADKNVKFIRLQFTDILGTIKNVEIPVSQLDKALDNKMMFDGSSIEGFVRIEESDMYLRPDLDTFMIFPWTAEKGKVARLICDIARPDGSPFEGDPRSNLKRMLKEMEDLGFTSFNLGPEPEFFLFKLDEKGNPTLELNDDGGYFDLAPTDLGENCRRDIVLELEEMGFEIEASHHEVAPGQHEIDFKYANAVEACDNIQTFKLVVKTIARKHGLHATFMPKPLFGVNGSGMHFNLSLFQGSKNAFWDEGEDLQLSKTAKHFLAGVLKHVQGFTAVTNPTINSYKRLVPGYEAPCYVAWSPKNRSPLVRIPESRGLSTRIELRSVDPSANPYLAMAVILAAGLDGVKNEIEPPAPVDRNIYVMNAEERAAYGIASLPGSLDAALATLAKDEVIIDALGEHIYANFKEAKEVEFDMFRTSVHQWERDQYMKMY; this is translated from the coding sequence ATGGTGAATGGAACAAGCAAAGCGACAAAAGAAAGCATTAAAAAAATTGTGGCAGATAAAAATGTAAAATTTATTCGTCTGCAATTTACTGATATTTTAGGAACTATCAAAAACGTTGAAATTCCCGTAAGTCAGTTAGATAAAGCGCTGGATAACAAAATGATGTTTGACGGTTCTTCAATTGAAGGTTTCGTGCGTATTGAAGAATCTGACATGTATCTGCGTCCGGATTTAGATACATTCATGATTTTCCCATGGACTGCAGAAAAAGGGAAAGTTGCCCGATTGATCTGTGACATCGCACGTCCGGATGGCTCTCCTTTTGAAGGGGATCCCCGTTCAAACTTAAAAAGAATGCTGAAAGAAATGGAAGACTTAGGTTTCACAAGCTTTAACTTAGGACCTGAGCCGGAATTCTTCTTATTTAAATTAGATGAAAAAGGCAATCCGACGTTAGAATTAAATGATGATGGTGGCTACTTCGACTTGGCACCGACAGATTTAGGGGAAAACTGCCGTCGCGATATCGTATTGGAGCTTGAGGAAATGGGCTTCGAAATTGAAGCGTCACACCATGAAGTAGCGCCGGGTCAACATGAAATTGACTTCAAATATGCCAACGCGGTAGAAGCGTGCGATAATATTCAAACGTTCAAGTTAGTTGTAAAAACAATTGCGCGTAAACATGGCTTACATGCGACATTTATGCCAAAACCATTATTCGGTGTGAACGGTTCAGGAATGCACTTCAACTTATCTTTATTCCAAGGCAGCAAAAATGCATTCTGGGATGAAGGGGAAGACTTGCAGTTATCAAAAACGGCAAAACATTTCTTAGCAGGCGTATTAAAACACGTTCAAGGATTTACAGCGGTGACAAATCCGACGATCAACTCATACAAACGTTTAGTGCCAGGCTATGAAGCACCTTGTTATGTGGCGTGGTCACCTAAAAACCGTTCACCATTAGTACGTATTCCGGAATCTCGTGGTCTATCAACACGTATCGAATTACGTTCGGTTGACCCATCTGCAAACCCGTACTTAGCAATGGCTGTAATTTTGGCAGCAGGACTGGATGGCGTGAAAAATGAAATCGAGCCACCAGCACCGGTTGACCGTAACATTTATGTGATGAATGCTGAAGAACGTGCAGCTTACGGTATTGCAAGTTTACCAGGTTCATTGGATGCAGCATTAGCTACTTTAGCGAAAGATGAAGTAATCATCGATGCGTTAGGTGAACATATTTATGCAAACTTCAAAGAAGCAAAAGAAGTGGAGTTTGATATGTTCCGCACATCTGTACACCAGTGGGAACGCGACCAATATATGAAGATGTACTAA
- a CDS encoding ABC transporter: MLQALKVGLLIERSNRKNIVALLAVIVIVFGCMFFIKAQSVGDQLNEKRGDYYSSRAVLAKFQVQDASRDGDGSDLFKNLTQQKSAVALQIASLTVENYPMYYEASYRIAELRQQAFDMDEYEKVKDLLPTKFQNSMNYLYFRTMYESGKNMISDISHYIPFLMYFFSLIGVGWYIFISFYTSLILLDDFEHSSMIKGYPVRFDHYVISKCIIAFLYVIAFIVLIFISAAPLLFNGLGDSSEKVAVYLGEPALISSVQYIVLCIVYMLVISIFVMLLSIILNVLLKNMYLTLFVHFILFFLPVIFPSIISVFPYNPFHFMNFNEILNGMPLDLVRPVNVTMNIGLLIMSICILIMLFVIKTFFSTGKIKRA; this comes from the coding sequence ATGTTGCAGGCATTAAAAGTTGGATTACTAATCGAACGCTCCAACCGAAAAAATATTGTTGCGTTACTCGCAGTAATCGTCATTGTGTTCGGATGTATGTTTTTTATTAAGGCGCAGTCAGTAGGGGATCAGCTCAATGAAAAAAGGGGCGATTACTATAGTTCTCGTGCTGTATTAGCCAAGTTCCAAGTTCAAGATGCCTCAAGGGACGGGGATGGCAGTGATTTATTTAAAAATCTGACCCAGCAGAAAAGTGCCGTCGCTTTACAGATCGCTTCATTAACTGTAGAAAACTATCCGATGTATTATGAGGCTTCCTATAGAATCGCTGAGCTGCGGCAACAAGCGTTTGATATGGATGAGTACGAAAAAGTGAAGGACTTGCTGCCGACCAAGTTTCAAAATTCAATGAATTACTTATATTTTAGAACGATGTACGAGTCGGGCAAAAATATGATTAGTGACATATCTCATTACATACCGTTTCTGATGTATTTCTTTAGTTTAATAGGAGTTGGCTGGTACATATTCATAAGTTTCTATACAAGTTTGATTTTACTGGATGATTTTGAGCATTCAAGTATGATTAAAGGCTACCCGGTTAGATTTGACCATTATGTGATATCTAAATGTATCATTGCCTTTTTGTATGTCATCGCGTTTATTGTGCTTATTTTTATCAGCGCGGCGCCGTTGTTATTCAACGGGTTGGGAGATAGTTCCGAAAAAGTGGCTGTTTATTTAGGGGAGCCGGCATTGATTTCAAGCGTGCAATATATTGTGTTATGTATTGTCTACATGCTCGTCATCTCGATATTTGTCATGCTGTTATCGATCATTTTAAATGTACTGCTGAAAAATATGTATTTGACATTGTTTGTGCATTTTATTTTATTCTTTTTACCTGTTATTTTCCCTTCGATTATAAGTGTGTTCCCGTACAATCCTTTCCATTTTATGAACTTCAATGAAATTTTAAATGGAATGCCGCTGGATTTAGTGCGTCCTGTGAATGTAACGATGAATATCGGATTGCTGATTATGAGTATTTGTATTTTAATCATGTTATTCGTCATTAAAACATTCTTCTCTACAGGAAAAATTAAAAGGGCCTAG
- a CDS encoding nitroreductase family protein — translation MVLQAKKFRTAEHDISEVFLNRWSPRAFADTPVAEDVLNRLFEAARWAPSAGNNQPWRFIVAKTESDLAKFHPVLMEGNLVWAKRAPVLVLVVSDNTKGSHEFDAGTAWGFLSLQAAKEGLITHPMSGIYKDVAKEAFNIPDTFDVHLAIAIGYKGDKEMLSPELQARETPSGRRPLNEIVIEGSFE, via the coding sequence ATGGTATTACAAGCAAAAAAATTTCGAACAGCAGAGCACGACATTTCCGAAGTATTTTTAAATCGTTGGTCACCACGTGCTTTTGCAGACACACCTGTTGCCGAAGATGTATTAAACCGTCTATTTGAAGCAGCGCGATGGGCACCTTCAGCAGGCAACAACCAGCCTTGGCGTTTTATTGTAGCAAAAACAGAATCGGATTTGGCAAAGTTCCATCCCGTTTTAATGGAAGGTAACTTAGTATGGGCAAAACGGGCACCTGTTTTAGTATTGGTTGTTTCCGACAATACAAAAGGCTCACATGAGTTTGATGCAGGAACAGCTTGGGGCTTCCTGTCACTTCAGGCAGCTAAAGAAGGTTTGATCACACATCCGATGAGCGGAATTTATAAAGATGTGGCAAAAGAGGCTTTTAACATTCCGGATACGTTTGATGTGCATTTAGCAATCGCAATCGGCTACAAAGGGGACAAAGAAATGCTGTCTCCCGAACTGCAGGCACGTGAAACCCCATCAGGTCGACGTCCGTTAAACGAAATTGTAATTGAAGGTTCATTTGAATAA
- a CDS encoding ABC transporter permease — translation MYGYFKFELKQFFTNKKNLAIYFLLAFAALFYAFKIAPAYEPIEKVDREEIEARYLTRQEFIDDLNKRDLWQVHPVTVDAYHQFSAINPMDKARMEALDAKDLKKYAEVTSLWYFEMSYMTFYNEHLSFNDRYYVADREFANNEGALNAMDQHYRYGAFNEANYELSISVFEQRTALQTFERLLKGPLPLILIICSLLLAIDIVTKDRRHPSVLKGFPIADWKKLLVKTGVAFIGSITLFIPLLIGFIIIGTQSGFGYLKLPSPEYVFAFIPLEKENLANMMTLGMFLGRSLSLLILWFIVIINVVVLSSVLFRQEMVNLAAGLFVIFGEKFYLSRGIGYFWEVEKVPTTYIHVGKVVSSYQNYYLGSENVDYQYGLLLLTLSAVVLLVITLLISLIKRFKLIK, via the coding sequence ATGTACGGATATTTTAAATTTGAACTGAAACAGTTTTTTACGAATAAGAAAAACTTGGCGATCTATTTTCTGCTGGCATTTGCTGCGTTATTTTATGCGTTTAAGATCGCACCTGCCTATGAGCCCATTGAAAAGGTCGATCGGGAGGAAATAGAAGCCCGCTATTTAACCCGTCAGGAATTTATTGATGATTTAAACAAGAGGGATTTGTGGCAAGTACATCCGGTTACTGTTGATGCCTATCATCAGTTTTCTGCTATCAACCCGATGGATAAGGCAAGAATGGAAGCGCTCGATGCAAAAGACCTGAAAAAGTATGCGGAAGTAACAAGCCTCTGGTATTTTGAGATGAGCTATATGACTTTTTATAATGAGCACCTTTCCTTTAATGACCGTTATTATGTGGCTGACAGGGAATTTGCGAATAATGAAGGTGCTCTAAATGCAATGGATCAGCATTACCGGTACGGTGCTTTTAATGAGGCGAATTACGAGTTGTCGATTAGTGTGTTTGAACAGCGTACGGCATTGCAGACGTTTGAGCGACTTCTGAAAGGCCCGCTTCCTTTAATATTAATTATTTGTTCCTTATTACTGGCGATCGATATTGTGACGAAGGATCGTCGTCACCCTTCTGTGCTGAAAGGTTTTCCGATTGCCGATTGGAAGAAGCTGCTCGTGAAAACAGGTGTTGCTTTTATCGGCAGTATCACTTTATTTATTCCTTTACTTATTGGTTTTATAATCATCGGAACTCAATCAGGTTTCGGGTATCTAAAACTGCCATCTCCTGAGTATGTATTTGCTTTCATACCTTTGGAGAAGGAGAATTTAGCTAATATGATGACATTGGGCATGTTTTTGGGCCGGTCTTTATCACTCTTGATTTTGTGGTTCATCGTCATCATTAATGTTGTGGTTTTAAGCAGTGTACTGTTCCGACAAGAAATGGTGAACTTGGCGGCCGGACTATTCGTCATTTTTGGCGAAAAGTTTTATCTGAGCCGCGGTATCGGGTATTTTTGGGAAGTGGAAAAAGTACCGACAACTTATATCCATGTCGGAAAAGTGGTGTCCAGTTATCAGAACTACTATTTAGGAAGTGAGAATGTAGATTATCAATACGGCCTGCTGTTATTGACGCTAAGTGCGGTTGTTCTATTGGTGATTACGCTGCTCATTTCACTTATTAAACGTTTCAAACTTATAAAATAA
- a CDS encoding ECF transporter S component yields the protein MQKRSLKLRTFVTIAMLSGVSFVLMLLNFPLPWFPVFLQIDFSDVPALIAAITMGPVAGILVELVKNVLDWIYTGAPEGIPVGHMANFATGVLFILPAYYIYRKFPSAKGLMTGLVVSTVVMSLGMAALNYVAFLPLYTYLLGFEYNMYETIVLGILPFNIVKGIMMFVVVTMLYRTMRVWIENQRRQYSA from the coding sequence GAAGTTTGAAGTTACGAACATTCGTAACGATCGCAATGCTGAGTGGGGTTTCATTTGTACTGATGTTGTTAAACTTCCCACTACCATGGTTCCCGGTATTTTTACAAATTGATTTCAGTGATGTGCCAGCATTGATTGCGGCAATTACGATGGGACCTGTTGCGGGTATCCTGGTTGAATTGGTTAAAAATGTGCTTGACTGGATTTACACAGGGGCTCCTGAAGGAATTCCGGTAGGACATATGGCTAACTTCGCTACAGGTGTATTATTCATTTTACCGGCTTACTATATTTATAGAAAATTCCCTTCTGCAAAAGGGTTAATGACAGGCTTGGTTGTATCAACAGTTGTAATGTCACTTGGAATGGCGGCATTAAACTACGTGGCGTTCTTACCGCTGTACACGTATTTACTAGGCTTCGAATATAATATGTACGAAACGATCGTGTTGGGTATTTTACCGTTTAATATTGTTAAAGGGATTATGATGTTTGTTGTTGTGACGATGCTTTACCGTACAATGCGTGTTTGGATTGAAAATCAGCGCAGACAATATTCCGCTTAA
- a CDS encoding VOC family protein encodes MYLKQWTETLLIAQFRIARPTDQIEQIERFYCEGVGLKKLGGFKGHRGYTGIMIGLPDASYHLEFTEHINGSPCPAPTEDNLLVFYMPDAEQIQAVKSRLASMGYHEVPPENPYWEDRGVTIADPDGWRIVLMNTEGI; translated from the coding sequence ATGTATTTGAAACAGTGGACAGAAACATTACTTATAGCGCAATTTCGTATCGCACGGCCGACAGATCAAATAGAACAGATTGAACGCTTTTATTGTGAAGGGGTTGGTCTTAAAAAGCTTGGCGGCTTTAAAGGGCATCGGGGATATACTGGTATTATGATTGGCTTGCCGGATGCATCGTATCATCTGGAATTTACTGAACATATTAACGGAAGTCCATGTCCGGCACCAACGGAAGATAATTTGCTCGTGTTTTATATGCCGGATGCCGAACAAATTCAAGCAGTAAAGTCTCGACTTGCCAGTATGGGATACCATGAGGTGCCTCCGGAAAACCCGTATTGGGAAGATAGAGGTGTGACGATTGCTGACCCCGACGGCTGGCGTATCGTATTGATGAACACAGAGGGGATTTAA
- a CDS encoding aspartyl-phosphate phosphatase Spo0E family protein, with amino-acid sequence MRFLFFKKIFRLRLRIRIESKRKDMYKKANDLGFTHPEVVHCSQELDDLLNKYSDTAA; translated from the coding sequence ATGAGATTTTTATTTTTCAAAAAAATATTTAGGCTAAGATTGAGAATAAGAATTGAATCTAAAAGAAAAGACATGTACAAAAAAGCAAATGACCTCGGATTCACACACCCTGAAGTAGTACATTGCAGCCAAGAATTGGATGATTTACTTAATAAGTATTCGGATACTGCTGCATAA
- a CDS encoding DUF3231 family protein, translating to MGILTGNPKDEPLHYGEVFNIWTSLATGYSMIAGYQTFYNHAGDQELKKIIEDFIQFARDEVKQLEKILKLNGVGLPPAPPERPEARIENIPPGARFNDPEISAALSVDVAAGLVACSQAMGMTIREDIGLMYGQFHTAKAQLGAKLLRLNKAKGWLIPPPLHLHHPLH from the coding sequence ATGGGAATTTTAACGGGTAACCCAAAAGATGAACCGTTACATTACGGAGAAGTTTTTAATATTTGGACAAGTTTGGCAACAGGTTACAGTATGATTGCCGGGTATCAGACATTTTATAATCATGCCGGTGACCAGGAACTGAAAAAAATTATTGAAGACTTTATACAATTTGCAAGAGATGAAGTTAAACAATTAGAAAAAATTCTTAAATTAAATGGAGTGGGACTTCCCCCTGCACCGCCGGAACGTCCTGAAGCACGGATCGAAAATATCCCGCCAGGGGCTAGATTCAATGACCCTGAAATTAGTGCCGCATTATCTGTAGATGTCGCTGCCGGTTTAGTGGCATGCAGCCAGGCTATGGGTATGACGATCAGAGAAGATATCGGTTTAATGTATGGTCAATTCCATACAGCAAAGGCACAACTTGGGGCAAAGTTATTGCGCCTAAATAAAGCAAAAGGCTGGCTAATCCCTCCACCATTGCATCTGCACCATCCATTGCATTGA
- a CDS encoding MerR family transcriptional regulator, producing MSREFRRAMPLLPISMVMQLTELTARQIRYYEEHELIVPARSEGNRRMFSLDDIDALLEIRELLDQGINMAGVKKVFAMRSKEYVKKPDVVRVTDTELRTILREEMLQAQRMQKTSLRQGDLSRFFQYKTE from the coding sequence ATGAGTCGAGAATTTCGAAGAGCGATGCCGTTACTACCCATTAGCATGGTAATGCAATTGACTGAATTAACGGCCAGACAAATTCGTTATTATGAAGAACATGAATTAATCGTCCCTGCCAGATCAGAAGGGAATCGAAGAATGTTTTCTCTTGATGATATTGATGCATTGCTGGAAATAAGGGAGTTACTCGACCAGGGCATTAATATGGCGGGTGTGAAAAAGGTATTTGCAATGAGATCGAAAGAGTATGTAAAGAAACCTGACGTAGTACGCGTGACAGATACAGAATTGCGGACGATATTGCGTGAAGAAATGCTGCAGGCACAGCGCATGCAAAAGACGTCACTACGTCAAGGCGATTTATCGCGTTTCTTTCAATATAAAACTGAGTAG
- a CDS encoding CarD family transcriptional regulator, translated as MYKIGDLTFYKSHGICQIESIVEQNFTGEPMLYYVMQSKIRPGVTLYHPVESKNSQLEKILSYDEAVEIMDCFSNEPSEWNDRSTNRQRNHAEILSSNNHLEAAQLMNTLLRKDLELQKDEKKITSQDSQILQQLSTIIFDVLEIALKKPKEAIEKEIYKRVQGPAN; from the coding sequence ATGTATAAAATTGGTGACTTAACGTTCTATAAATCCCATGGTATTTGCCAGATTGAAAGTATTGTAGAACAGAACTTCACAGGTGAACCTATGCTTTACTATGTGATGCAATCAAAAATCAGACCGGGTGTAACGCTATATCATCCAGTAGAGAGCAAAAACTCACAACTCGAAAAAATATTAAGCTATGATGAAGCAGTAGAAATTATGGATTGTTTTTCGAATGAACCAAGTGAATGGAATGACCGCAGTACAAACCGTCAAAGAAATCACGCAGAAATTTTGAGTTCGAATAATCATCTGGAAGCTGCCCAGTTAATGAATACGCTCCTGCGAAAAGATCTGGAATTACAAAAAGATGAGAAAAAAATAACATCACAAGATTCACAAATTTTACAGCAACTCTCAACAATTATTTTTGATGTCTTGGAAATCGCGCTTAAAAAGCCAAAAGAAGCTATTGAAAAAGAAATTTACAAAAGAGTTCAGGGACCTGCTAACTGA